From Streptomyces sp. NBC_00690, a single genomic window includes:
- a CDS encoding glycosyltransferase family 4 protein — protein MKIGIVCPYSWDVPGGVQFHIRDLADHLIRLGHEVSVLAPADDDTPLPPFVVSAGRAVPVPYNGSVARLNFGFLSAARVRRWLHDGTFDVIHIHEPTSPSLGLLTCWAAQGPIVATFHTSNPRSRAMIAAYPILQPALEKISARIAVSEYARRTLVEHLGGDAVVIPNGVDVGFFEKAEPKPEWQGGTIGFIGRIDEPRKGLPVLMKALPAILAERPETRLLVAGRGDEEEAVAQLPREMRSRVEFLGMVSDKDKARLLRSVDVYVAPNTGGESFGIILVEAMSAGAPVLASDLDAFAQVLDQGAAGQLFANEDADALAAAAVRLLGDPVRRQELSERGSAHVRRFDWSTVGADILSVYETVTEGAAAVAADERPGLRSRFGLARN, from the coding sequence ATGAAGATCGGCATCGTCTGCCCCTACTCCTGGGACGTCCCCGGAGGGGTGCAGTTCCACATCAGGGACCTGGCCGACCATCTGATCAGGCTGGGCCACGAGGTCTCCGTACTGGCCCCCGCCGACGACGACACCCCGCTGCCACCCTTCGTGGTGTCGGCGGGCCGCGCCGTGCCCGTCCCGTACAACGGGTCCGTGGCCCGGTTGAACTTCGGCTTCCTCTCGGCCGCCCGCGTACGTCGATGGCTCCACGACGGCACCTTCGACGTGATCCACATCCATGAGCCCACGTCGCCGTCGCTCGGTCTGCTGACCTGCTGGGCGGCGCAGGGACCGATCGTCGCCACCTTCCACACCTCGAACCCGCGCTCCCGGGCCATGATCGCCGCCTATCCCATCCTCCAGCCCGCGTTGGAGAAGATCAGCGCCCGGATCGCGGTCAGCGAGTACGCCCGCCGCACCCTCGTCGAGCACCTCGGCGGTGACGCCGTCGTCATTCCGAACGGCGTCGACGTCGGTTTCTTCGAGAAGGCCGAACCCAAGCCCGAGTGGCAGGGCGGCACGATCGGATTCATCGGCCGTATCGACGAACCCCGCAAGGGGCTGCCGGTACTGATGAAGGCCCTGCCCGCGATCCTCGCCGAGCGTCCGGAGACCAGACTCCTGGTTGCCGGACGTGGGGACGAGGAGGAGGCGGTGGCCCAACTGCCCCGGGAGATGCGCTCCCGCGTCGAGTTCCTCGGCATGGTCAGCGACAAGGACAAGGCCCGACTGCTGCGCAGCGTCGACGTCTACGTCGCCCCCAACACCGGTGGGGAGAGCTTCGGCATCATCCTGGTGGAGGCGATGTCGGCGGGAGCTCCCGTCCTCGCCAGCGATTTGGACGCGTTCGCCCAGGTCCTGGACCAGGGGGCCGCGGGCCAACTCTTCGCCAACGAGGACGCCGACGCCCTCGCCGCTGCGGCCGTGCGTCTCCTGGGCGACCCGGTCCGACGGCAGGAACTGTCCGAGCGGGGCAGCGCGCACGTACGCCGCTTCGACTGGTCCACCGTCGGAGCGGACATCCTCTCGGTCTACGAGACGGTGACCGAGGGCGCCGCCGCGGTGGCCGCAGACGAACGCCCCGGACTGCGCTCCCGCTTCGGTCTCGCCAGGAACTGA
- a CDS encoding phosphatidylinositol mannoside acyltransferase, producing the protein MSTRDRVADGLYGLGWSAVKKLPEPAAEALGRTIADTAWKRRGQGVRRLEANLARVVPDADPTRLAELSRAGMRSYMRYWMESFRLPTWSAERVRDSVQINDFHQVTEGMAAGRGVILALPHLANWDLAGAWLTRTLDIPFTTVAERLKPESLYDRFVAYRESLGMEVLPHSGGAAFGTLARRLRAGGLVCLVADRDLSASGVEVKYFGETARMPAGPAMLAQQTGALLLPVTLWYGPSPKMYGRVHPPVDVPQTGTRAEKTSSMTQLLADAYATGIAEHPEDWHMLQRLWLSDLDPRHPRGATS; encoded by the coding sequence GTGAGTACCCGCGACCGGGTCGCCGACGGGCTGTACGGGCTGGGCTGGTCCGCGGTCAAGAAGCTGCCCGAACCGGCCGCCGAAGCGCTGGGCCGGACGATCGCCGACACGGCGTGGAAGCGGCGGGGCCAGGGAGTGCGCAGGCTGGAGGCCAATCTCGCCCGGGTGGTGCCCGACGCGGACCCCACCCGCCTCGCCGAACTCTCCCGCGCCGGAATGCGCTCCTACATGCGGTACTGGATGGAATCCTTCCGGCTGCCGACCTGGAGCGCGGAGCGGGTCCGCGACAGCGTGCAGATCAACGACTTCCACCAGGTGACCGAGGGCATGGCCGCCGGGCGGGGGGTGATCCTGGCGCTGCCGCACCTGGCCAACTGGGACCTCGCCGGCGCCTGGCTGACGCGCACCCTGGACATCCCCTTCACCACGGTCGCCGAACGACTCAAACCCGAGTCGTTGTACGACCGGTTCGTGGCCTATCGCGAAAGCCTCGGCATGGAGGTGCTGCCGCACTCCGGGGGCGCCGCGTTCGGAACCCTGGCGCGGCGGCTGCGCGCCGGTGGACTGGTCTGTCTGGTCGCCGACCGCGATCTGTCGGCCTCCGGCGTCGAGGTGAAGTACTTCGGTGAGACGGCGCGGATGCCCGCCGGACCGGCCATGCTGGCCCAACAGACCGGCGCCCTGCTCCTGCCCGTCACCCTCTGGTACGGACCCTCGCCGAAGATGTACGGCAGGGTCCATCCGCCCGTGGACGTGCCGCAGACAGGTACCCGCGCCGAAAAGACGTCCTCCATGACACAACTCCTGGCCGACGCCTACGCCACGGGGATCGCCGAGCACCCGGAGGACTGGCACATGCTCCAGCGGCTGTGGCTCTCGGATCTCGACCCCCGCCACCCCCGAGGGGCCACTTCATGA
- a CDS encoding elongation factor G-like protein EF-G2, with protein sequence MGDKAHTHPGAAGRATTADRPSSVRNVVLVGHSGSGKTTLTEALALTAGALNRAGRVEDGATVSDYDEIEHRQQRSVQLSLVPVEWEGYKINLLDTPGYADFVGELRAGLRAADAALFVVSAGQAPEAVAGATRAVWEECAAVGMPRAIVVTHLETARTGFDELTEVCASIFGGDDPDAVLPLYLPQYGSPGPDGHVPVTGLVGLLTQGIFDYSSGERRALAPDPEQSALIERARNRLIEGIIAESEDESLMDRYLGGETIDLASLIGDLETAVARGTFHPVLAAAPAAHGAKQGLGTVELLELITRGFPTPLEPAPPVVTSPQGAKRPPIRCDPDGPLVAEVVKTASDPYVGRISLVRVFSGTLRADQTVHVSGHGLADRGHEDHDVVERVGALTAPFGRHQRPIGQVFAGDLACVAKLARAETGDTLSTKDDPLLMEPWPMPDPLLPLAISAHSKADEDRLSSGLARLVAEDPTMRLEQNRATRQVVLWCLGEAHADVALERLRKRYGVKVDVVPHRVSLRETFGARSTGRGRHVKQSGGHGQYAICAIEVEPLPTGSGIEFVDKVVGGAVPRQFVPSVEKGIRAQAARGVVAGHPLVDVRITLIDGKAHSVDSSDAAFQTAGALALREAAADSPIRLLEPVAEVRILVSDEYVGPVMSDLSGRRGRVVGTEQSSGARTWVRAEVPEIEIDRYAVDLRSLSHGTGQFSRCYSRHEPMPQHIADRIGERHGDRA encoded by the coding sequence ATGGGCGACAAGGCGCACACCCACCCCGGAGCCGCCGGCAGGGCGACGACGGCCGACCGGCCCTCTTCCGTACGGAACGTGGTGCTGGTCGGCCACAGCGGCTCCGGAAAGACCACCCTCACCGAGGCCCTGGCGCTCACCGCGGGCGCCTTGAACCGGGCCGGACGGGTCGAGGACGGGGCCACCGTCTCCGACTACGACGAGATCGAGCACCGCCAGCAGCGTTCCGTGCAGCTCTCACTCGTCCCCGTCGAGTGGGAGGGGTACAAGATCAATCTTCTGGACACCCCGGGATACGCCGATTTCGTCGGAGAGCTCAGGGCGGGGCTCCGAGCTGCGGATGCGGCCCTCTTCGTCGTCTCGGCCGGGCAGGCTCCCGAAGCGGTCGCCGGCGCGACCCGCGCCGTATGGGAGGAGTGCGCGGCCGTCGGCATGCCGCGTGCGATCGTCGTCACCCATCTGGAGACCGCGCGCACCGGCTTCGACGAGCTGACGGAAGTCTGCGCCTCGATCTTCGGCGGCGACGACCCCGACGCCGTCCTCCCCCTCTACCTGCCCCAGTACGGATCGCCGGGGCCCGACGGCCATGTCCCGGTGACAGGGTTGGTGGGGCTCCTGACTCAAGGGATCTTCGACTACTCCTCGGGCGAACGCCGGGCGCTCGCTCCCGATCCCGAGCAGTCGGCCCTGATCGAACGGGCCCGCAACCGGCTGATCGAAGGGATCATCGCCGAGAGCGAGGACGAGTCCTTGATGGACCGCTACCTCGGCGGCGAGACCATCGACCTGGCCAGTCTCATCGGCGATCTGGAAACGGCCGTCGCCCGGGGCACCTTCCACCCGGTGCTCGCCGCCGCGCCCGCGGCGCACGGCGCCAAGCAGGGGCTGGGCACCGTGGAACTCCTGGAGTTGATCACCCGTGGATTCCCCACCCCCCTGGAGCCCGCGCCGCCCGTCGTCACCAGTCCGCAGGGGGCCAAGCGGCCCCCGATCCGCTGCGACCCCGACGGTCCGCTGGTCGCCGAAGTGGTCAAGACCGCCTCGGACCCCTATGTCGGACGCATCTCCCTCGTCCGCGTGTTCTCCGGGACCCTGCGGGCCGACCAGACCGTCCACGTGTCGGGCCACGGTCTGGCGGACCGCGGCCACGAGGACCATGACGTGGTGGAACGGGTCGGTGCGCTCACCGCTCCCTTCGGTCGCCATCAGCGTCCGATCGGGCAGGTCTTCGCCGGCGACCTGGCCTGTGTCGCCAAACTGGCGCGCGCCGAGACCGGGGACACCCTCTCCACCAAGGACGACCCGCTGCTGATGGAGCCCTGGCCGATGCCGGACCCCCTGCTGCCGTTGGCCATCTCGGCACACAGCAAGGCGGACGAGGACCGGCTCTCCAGCGGGCTGGCCCGGCTGGTCGCCGAAGACCCCACCATGCGCCTCGAACAGAACCGGGCCACCCGCCAGGTCGTTCTGTGGTGTCTGGGCGAGGCCCATGCGGACGTCGCCCTAGAGCGGCTGCGCAAGCGGTACGGCGTCAAGGTGGACGTCGTACCCCACCGGGTGTCCCTCCGGGAGACGTTCGGCGCCCGATCGACGGGCCGGGGCCGCCATGTGAAGCAGTCCGGTGGGCACGGCCAGTACGCGATCTGTGCGATCGAGGTGGAACCGCTGCCGACGGGTTCGGGGATCGAGTTCGTCGACAAGGTCGTCGGCGGCGCCGTGCCCCGCCAGTTCGTCCCCTCCGTCGAGAAGGGCATACGCGCCCAGGCGGCCCGGGGCGTGGTCGCCGGGCATCCGCTCGTCGATGTCCGGATCACCCTCATCGACGGCAAGGCCCACTCGGTCGACTCCTCAGACGCCGCGTTCCAGACGGCGGGTGCCCTGGCTCTGCGGGAGGCCGCGGCCGACAGCCCCATCCGCTTGCTGGAGCCGGTGGCCGAAGTCCGCATACTGGTTTCGGACGAATACGTCGGCCCGGTGATGAGCGACCTGTCCGGTCGGCGCGGCCGGGTCGTGGGAACGGAACAGTCATCGGGCGCACGCACATGGGTCCGGGCCGAGGTCCCCGAGATCGAGATCGACCGGTACGCGGTCGATCTGCGCTCCCTCTCCCATGGGACCGGCCAGTTCAGCCGCTGCTACTCCCGCCATGAGCCGATGCCGCAGCACATCGCCGACCGGATCGGGGAACGTCACGGCGATCGCGCATAA
- the ruvC gene encoding crossover junction endodeoxyribonuclease RuvC: MRVLGVDPGLTRCGVGVVEGVAGRPLTMIGVGVVRTPSDAALGVRLVAIEQGIEQWLDDHRPDCVAVERVFSQHNVRTVMGTAQASAVAMLCAARRGLPVVLHTPSEVKAAVTGSGRADKAQVGAMVTRLLRLAAPPKPADAADALALAICHIWRAPAQNRLQQAVAQHTAKGRTA, translated from the coding sequence GTGCGCGTGCTCGGGGTCGACCCCGGCCTGACCCGGTGCGGTGTCGGAGTCGTCGAAGGCGTGGCAGGCCGTCCGTTGACGATGATCGGCGTCGGCGTCGTCCGCACGCCCAGCGATGCCGCGCTCGGCGTTCGGCTGGTCGCCATCGAGCAGGGCATCGAGCAGTGGCTCGACGACCACCGACCCGACTGCGTCGCCGTGGAGCGGGTCTTCAGCCAGCACAACGTACGGACGGTGATGGGCACCGCCCAGGCCAGTGCCGTCGCGATGCTCTGTGCCGCACGCCGAGGTCTGCCCGTCGTCCTCCACACACCGAGCGAGGTCAAGGCTGCCGTGACCGGCAGCGGTCGCGCGGACAAGGCGCAGGTGGGCGCGATGGTGACCCGACTGCTCCGGCTCGCAGCGCCACCCAAACCGGCCGATGCCGCCGATGCCCTCGCCCTGGCCATCTGCCACATCTGGCGTGCCCCCGCCCAGAACCGCCTCCAGCAGGCGGTCGCCCAGCACACAGCGAAAGGCCGTACCGCATGA
- the pdxS gene encoding pyridoxal 5'-phosphate synthase lyase subunit PdxS: protein MSSTLSTTSQSADSPATGTARVKRGMAEQLKGGVIMDVVNAEQAKIAEDAGAVAVMALERVPADIRKDGGVARMSDPNMIEEIIEAVSIPVMAKSRIGHFVEAQVLQSLGVDYIDESEVLTPADEVNHSDKWAFTTPFVCGATNLGEALRRIAEGAAMIRSKGEAGTGNVVEAVRHLRQIKNEIARLRGFDNNELYAAAKDLRAPYELVKEVAELGKLPVVLFSAGGVATPADAALMRQLGAEGVFVGSGIFKSGDPAKRAAAIVKATTFYDDPKIIADASRNLGEAMVGINCDTLPEAERYANRGW from the coding sequence GTGTCCAGCACGCTCTCCACCACTTCTCAGTCCGCCGACTCCCCGGCGACGGGCACCGCACGCGTCAAGCGCGGCATGGCCGAGCAGCTCAAGGGCGGCGTCATCATGGACGTGGTCAACGCCGAACAGGCGAAGATCGCCGAGGACGCGGGCGCCGTGGCCGTCATGGCCCTGGAGCGGGTCCCCGCCGACATCCGCAAGGACGGCGGAGTCGCGCGGATGTCGGACCCCAACATGATCGAAGAGATCATCGAGGCCGTCTCCATCCCGGTGATGGCCAAGTCCCGCATCGGGCACTTCGTTGAGGCCCAGGTCCTCCAGTCGCTCGGTGTCGACTACATCGACGAGTCCGAGGTCCTCACCCCGGCCGACGAGGTCAACCACTCCGACAAGTGGGCGTTCACCACGCCGTTCGTCTGTGGTGCCACCAACCTCGGTGAGGCGCTGCGCCGCATCGCCGAGGGCGCCGCCATGATCCGCTCCAAGGGCGAGGCGGGCACCGGCAACGTCGTCGAGGCCGTTCGCCACCTGCGCCAGATCAAGAACGAGATCGCCAGGCTCCGCGGCTTCGACAACAACGAGCTGTACGCCGCTGCCAAGGATCTGCGCGCCCCCTACGAGCTGGTCAAGGAGGTCGCCGAGCTGGGCAAGCTCCCGGTGGTCCTCTTCTCCGCCGGCGGTGTGGCCACCCCCGCGGACGCCGCCCTGATGCGTCAGCTCGGTGCCGAGGGCGTCTTCGTCGGCTCGGGCATCTTCAAGTCGGGCGACCCGGCCAAGCGCGCCGCCGCGATCGTCAAGGCGACCACGTTCTACGACGACCCCAAGATCATCGCGGATGCCTCCCGGAACCTCGGCGAGGCCATGGTCGGCATCAACTGCGACACCCTGCCCGAGGCCGAGCGCTACGCCAACCGGGGCTGGTGA
- the pgsA gene encoding phosphatidylinositol phosphate synthase has protein sequence MLNKYARAFFTRVLTPFAAFLLRRGVSPDAVTLIGTAGVMAGALVFFPRGEFFWGTIVITLFVFSDLIDGNMARQAGISSRWGAFLDSTLDRVADGAIFGGFALWYAGQGDNNVLCAVSIFCLASGQVVSYTKARGEAIGLPVAVNGLIERAERLVISLVAAGLAGLHAFGVPGIDVLLPIALWIVAVGSAVTLGQRVVTVRRESAEADAATQQAQGSEAEAT, from the coding sequence ATGCTGAACAAGTACGCGCGTGCATTCTTCACGCGTGTCCTCACGCCGTTCGCCGCATTTCTGCTCCGTCGCGGAGTGAGCCCCGACGCGGTCACTCTGATTGGCACGGCCGGAGTGATGGCGGGTGCGCTGGTCTTCTTCCCCAGGGGAGAGTTCTTCTGGGGCACGATCGTCATCACGCTCTTCGTCTTCTCCGACCTCATCGACGGGAACATGGCCCGCCAGGCCGGCATCTCCAGCCGCTGGGGCGCGTTCCTCGACTCGACCCTCGACCGGGTCGCCGACGGGGCGATCTTCGGCGGGTTCGCCCTCTGGTACGCGGGGCAGGGCGACAACAACGTCCTGTGCGCGGTGTCCATCTTCTGCCTCGCGAGCGGTCAGGTCGTCTCGTACACCAAGGCGCGCGGCGAGGCCATCGGCCTTCCCGTCGCGGTCAACGGCCTGATCGAGCGGGCCGAACGGCTCGTGATCTCGCTGGTCGCGGCCGGTCTGGCCGGACTGCACGCCTTCGGGGTCCCTGGCATCGACGTGCTGCTGCCGATCGCCCTGTGGATCGTCGCCGTCGGCAGTGCGGTCACCCTGGGGCAGCGGGTCGTCACCGTGCGCCGGGAGTCCGCCGAGGCCGATGCGGCGACCCAGCAGGCGCAGGGGAGCGAGGCCGAGGCCACGTGA
- the pdxT gene encoding pyridoxal 5'-phosphate synthase glutaminase subunit PdxT has product MTAPAHPVIGVLALQGDVREHLAALVAAGAVARSVRRPEELEEVAGLVIPGGESTTISKLAHLFGMMEPLRERVRSGMPVYGTCAGLILLADKILDPRSGQETIGGIEMIVRRNAFGRQNESFEAAVEVAGVEGGPVEGVFIRAPWVESVGAAVEVLAEYDGHIVAVRQGRVLATSFHPELTGDHRMHGLFADMVRAVR; this is encoded by the coding sequence ATGACCGCTCCCGCCCATCCGGTCATCGGAGTCCTCGCACTCCAGGGCGATGTACGGGAGCATCTGGCGGCCCTGGTCGCGGCGGGCGCCGTGGCCAGGTCGGTCAGACGTCCCGAGGAGTTGGAGGAGGTCGCCGGGCTGGTCATACCCGGTGGGGAGTCCACCACCATCTCCAAACTGGCCCATCTCTTCGGCATGATGGAGCCGCTGCGCGAGCGGGTGCGCTCCGGGATGCCGGTCTACGGGACCTGCGCCGGGCTGATCCTCCTCGCCGACAAGATCCTCGACCCGCGATCCGGTCAGGAGACGATCGGCGGCATCGAGATGATCGTGCGCCGCAACGCCTTCGGTCGGCAGAACGAGTCCTTCGAGGCGGCTGTCGAGGTCGCGGGCGTCGAGGGCGGCCCGGTGGAAGGCGTGTTCATCCGCGCACCGTGGGTGGAGTCGGTCGGCGCCGCCGTCGAAGTCCTGGCCGAGTACGACGGTCACATCGTCGCGGTCCGGCAGGGCCGGGTCCTCGCCACGTCCTTCCACCCTGAACTCACCGGGGACCACCGGATGCACGGTCTCTTCGCGGACATGGTGCGCGCGGTCAGGTGA
- a CDS encoding YebC/PmpR family DNA-binding transcriptional regulator, protein MSGHSKWATTKHKKAVIDAKRGKLFAKLIKNIEVAARTGGADIEGNPTLFDAIQKAKKQSVPNKNIDSALKRGAGLEAGGADYETIMYEGYGPNGVAVLIECLTDNRNRAASDVRVAMTRNGGSMADPGSVSYLFHRKGVVIVPKGELTEDDVLGAVLDAGAEEVNDLGESFEVLSEATDLVAVRTALQTEGIDYDSAEANFVPTMQIELDEEGARKIFKLIDALEDSDDVQNVFANFDVSDEVMEKVDA, encoded by the coding sequence ATGTCCGGCCACTCTAAATGGGCTACGACGAAGCACAAGAAGGCCGTGATCGATGCCAAGCGCGGCAAGCTCTTCGCGAAGCTGATCAAGAACATCGAGGTCGCGGCCCGGACCGGCGGTGCTGACATCGAGGGCAACCCGACCCTCTTCGACGCCATTCAGAAGGCGAAGAAGCAGTCGGTGCCCAACAAGAACATCGACTCCGCGCTCAAGCGCGGCGCCGGCCTCGAAGCGGGCGGCGCCGACTACGAGACGATCATGTACGAGGGGTACGGTCCCAACGGGGTCGCCGTCCTCATCGAGTGCCTCACCGACAACCGCAACCGCGCGGCGTCCGACGTCCGGGTCGCCATGACCCGCAACGGCGGTTCGATGGCCGACCCCGGTTCCGTCTCCTACCTCTTCCACCGCAAGGGCGTCGTGATCGTCCCCAAGGGCGAGCTGACCGAGGACGACGTCCTCGGAGCCGTCCTGGACGCGGGCGCGGAAGAGGTCAACGACCTCGGAGAGTCGTTCGAGGTCCTCAGCGAGGCGACCGACCTCGTCGCGGTGCGCACGGCGCTTCAGACCGAGGGCATCGACTATGACTCGGCCGAGGCCAACTTCGTCCCGACCATGCAGATCGAGTTGGACGAAGAGGGCGCGCGCAAGATCTTCAAGCTCATCGACGCGCTGGAGGACAGCGACGACGTCCAGAACGTCTTCGCCAACTTCGACGTCTCGGACGAGGTCATGGAGAAGGTCGACGCCTGA
- the ruvA gene encoding Holliday junction branch migration protein RuvA has translation MIAFVSGPVAALAPTTAVIEVGGIGMAVQCAPRTLATLRIGEQAKLATSLVVREDSLTLYGFTDDDERQVFELLQTASGVGPRLAQAMLAVHTPDVLRIAVASGDEKTLTAVPGIGKRGAQKLLLELKDRLGEPLGAHGASRGVGSAVTASWRDQLHAALIGLGYATREADEAVTAVAPQAEASSGEPQIGALLRAALQTLNRTR, from the coding sequence ATGATCGCCTTTGTGAGCGGCCCGGTCGCCGCACTCGCCCCGACGACCGCGGTGATCGAAGTCGGGGGGATCGGGATGGCAGTGCAGTGCGCTCCCCGCACCCTCGCGACGCTCCGCATCGGCGAGCAGGCCAAGCTCGCGACCTCCCTGGTGGTCCGGGAGGACTCCCTGACGCTCTACGGCTTCACCGATGACGATGAGCGGCAGGTGTTCGAGCTCCTCCAGACCGCCAGCGGCGTCGGGCCGCGCCTCGCACAGGCGATGCTGGCGGTGCACACCCCCGATGTGCTGCGGATCGCGGTGGCGTCAGGTGATGAGAAGACGCTGACCGCCGTGCCCGGCATCGGCAAGAGAGGCGCACAGAAACTGCTCCTGGAGTTGAAGGACCGGCTGGGGGAGCCACTCGGAGCCCACGGCGCCAGCCGTGGCGTAGGCAGCGCGGTCACCGCATCGTGGCGCGATCAACTGCACGCCGCCCTGATCGGCCTGGGATACGCCACGCGCGAGGCCGATGAGGCGGTGACCGCGGTCGCCCCTCAGGCGGAGGCGTCGAGCGGCGAACCCCAGATCGGGGCGCTGCTGCGGGCCGCGCTCCAGACGCTGAACCGCACGCGATGA
- a CDS encoding HIT family protein, with protein MLHSMTSEPEQQIGVGTPDAFQRLWTPHRMAYIQGENKPTGPEAGDGCPFCAIPSKSDEDGLVIARGSHVYAVLNLYPYNGGHLMVVPFRHVADYTELNEQETAELARFTQRAMVALRAASGAHGFNIGMNQGMAAGAGIAAHLHQHVVPRWGGDTNFMPVVGHTKVLPQLLADTRVMLANVWPV; from the coding sequence ATGCTTCACAGCATGACGAGTGAGCCGGAGCAGCAGATCGGAGTGGGAACGCCCGACGCGTTCCAGCGCTTGTGGACTCCGCACCGAATGGCGTACATCCAGGGTGAGAACAAGCCCACCGGGCCCGAGGCCGGCGATGGCTGCCCCTTCTGTGCCATTCCGTCGAAATCGGACGAGGACGGTCTGGTGATCGCACGCGGCTCCCACGTCTACGCCGTGCTGAACCTCTATCCGTACAACGGCGGCCATCTCATGGTGGTGCCGTTCAGGCACGTCGCCGACTACACCGAGCTGAACGAGCAGGAGACCGCGGAGCTGGCCCGCTTCACCCAGCGCGCCATGGTGGCCCTGCGGGCGGCATCCGGTGCGCACGGCTTCAACATCGGGATGAACCAGGGGATGGCGGCCGGTGCGGGGATCGCCGCCCATCTGCACCAGCACGTCGTACCGCGCTGGGGCGGCGACACCAACTTCATGCCCGTCGTCGGCCACACCAAGGTGCTGCCGCAACTCCTTGCGGACACCCGGGTGATGCTGGCGAACGTCTGGCCCGTCTGA
- the ruvB gene encoding Holliday junction branch migration DNA helicase RuvB yields the protein MNWDDSTPAPADDVAIPADGRLVGASADGEDQAVEAALRPKSLGEFVGQERVREQLDLVLKAALARGATADHVLLSGAPGLGKTTLSMIIAAEMKAPIRITSGPAIQHAGDLAAILSSLQEGEVLFLDEIHRMSRPAEEMLYMAMEDFRVDVIVGKGPGATAIPLDLPPFTLVGATTRAGLLPPPLRDRFGFTAHMEFYAPAELERVLHRSARLLDVEIDDEGAAEIAGRSRGTPRIANRLLRRVRDYAQVKRDGAVTQEIAAAALRVYEVDDRGLDRLDRAVLTALLKLFGGGPVGLSTLAVAVGEERETVEEVAEPFLVREGLLARTPRGRVATPAAWAHLGMVPPQQPPGASGQQGLFGA from the coding sequence GTGAACTGGGACGACAGCACCCCTGCCCCGGCCGACGACGTCGCCATCCCTGCCGACGGGCGGCTCGTCGGAGCATCGGCCGATGGCGAGGACCAGGCCGTGGAAGCCGCTCTGCGGCCCAAGTCGCTGGGCGAGTTCGTCGGCCAGGAGCGGGTGCGCGAGCAGCTTGACCTGGTGCTGAAGGCGGCCCTCGCCCGGGGTGCCACCGCTGACCACGTCCTGCTCTCCGGCGCTCCCGGCCTCGGCAAGACCACCCTCTCCATGATCATCGCGGCTGAGATGAAGGCCCCGATCCGCATCACTTCGGGCCCGGCCATCCAGCACGCCGGAGATCTCGCTGCGATCCTCTCCTCCCTCCAGGAGGGCGAGGTCCTCTTCCTCGACGAGATCCACCGGATGTCGCGGCCCGCCGAAGAGATGCTGTACATGGCGATGGAGGACTTCCGGGTCGACGTCATCGTCGGCAAGGGCCCGGGCGCCACGGCCATCCCGCTCGACCTGCCGCCCTTCACCCTGGTGGGGGCCACGACCAGGGCCGGGCTGCTGCCACCACCGCTGCGCGACCGCTTCGGCTTCACCGCCCACATGGAGTTCTACGCCCCCGCAGAGTTGGAGCGCGTGCTCCACCGCTCCGCGCGCCTGCTCGACGTGGAGATCGACGACGAGGGTGCCGCGGAGATCGCCGGCCGCTCCCGCGGCACGCCGCGCATCGCCAACCGCCTGCTGCGCCGCGTGCGCGACTACGCACAGGTCAAGAGGGACGGCGCCGTCACCCAGGAGATCGCCGCCGCCGCCCTTCGGGTGTACGAGGTCGACGACCGCGGTCTCGACCGTCTCGACCGCGCGGTGCTCACGGCCCTCCTCAAGCTTTTCGGCGGCGGACCCGTGGGTCTTTCCACCCTGGCGGTGGCGGTGGGGGAGGAGCGGGAGACCGTCGAGGAGGTCGCCGAGCCCTTCCTCGTCAGGGAGGGGCTACTGGCGCGTACGCCTCGTGGTCGGGTCGCGACTCCGGCGGCTTGGGCCCATCTCGGGATGGT